The nucleotide sequence AGCGCCATTGCGAGGGCGCCGATCGGCGAGTCGCCGTCTTCATCGCGTCCGCCCATCAAGGCGCCCCACTGCACCACCATCGCCAGGTTGGAGATTGCCGCGGCCATCGTCGCCGTGAGCGTCTGCAACAGCATGTCGCGGTTCTTGATGTGCGCCAGTTCGTGGGCGATGACGCCCTCGAGTTCCTCGCGGTTCACCAGCTGCACGATTCCCTCGGTCACGCACACCACGGCGTGCTCCGGGTCGCGCCCGGTGGCGAAGGCGTTGGGTTGCGCGTGCGGCGCCACGGCCAGCGTCGGCATCGGCAAGCCGGCGCGCTGCCGCAGCCCGTCGACCATCGCGTACAGCTCGGGCGCTTCGGCGGGGGTGACGACGCGCGCACCATAGGCGCGCAGCACCATCGTCCCCGAGTTCCAGTACATGAAGAGGTTCATGGCCCCCGCCAGGAGCAAGGCGAGCACCATCCCCGACTGACCGCCCACGGCGCCCCCGATGGCCATGAAGAGGGCGGTCATGCCGGCCATCAGGACGAACACTTTGACGTTGTTCATGAGAGGACGAGAGGACGAGAAGACGAGAGGACGAGAAGACGAGAAGACGAGGCTGGGAAGCGCGCGGTGATGCGTCGCGTGCGAGGAGCCGAGAAAGGACTACGGAGCCACAGCGACCCCATCTCCTCCCCAGCCTTCGCTGGGGCCGGCCCCTCGTCCTCTCGTCTTCTCGTCTTCTCGTCTTCCAAAAGAAAAATGGCGGACTCGCGAACTCCCGACGCGCATGCGCCCGGAACCCGAAAGTCTCGCCTGATCCTGATCGGACCCCGACCGAACCGTGCCTGGCGTGCGAGTCCTTGTCCGCCGGCAGTCCTGACGATTCGGTCGCGCGGGTTTTCATGCTCCCGCGTGGCTACTCCCCTTCTGCGGTTAAGAACCC is from Gemmatimonadaceae bacterium and encodes:
- a CDS encoding zinc metalloprotease HtpX encodes the protein MNNVKVFVLMAGMTALFMAIGGAVGGQSGMVLALLLAGAMNLFMYWNSGTMVLRAYGARVVTPAEAPELYAMVDGLRQRAGLPMPTLAVAPHAQPNAFATGRDPEHAVVCVTEGIVQLVNREELEGVIAHELAHIKNRDMLLQTLTATMAAAISNLAMVVQWGALMGGRDEDGDSPIGALAMALIAPIAASLIQFAISRQREFKADAVGAEISGRPLALASALTKLDRAAHRIPMQVAPAVAPLAQVNPLSAFNGRGVLSLFSTHPSTEERVARLHALAA